The nucleotide sequence TCCCAGTCACAGACCCTGCTTCCAGCGCTTTCCATAGGGCCCTCTTATATTAGGGTTGGGATAGTGGGGGTGGGAAGGCATGTGTCCTTTTTCTGGAGGGTGCAATTGCAGCAGAAGGGGTTCGGGTTGGGTTCCAGGAAGGGCCTCTAGTCCTCCCAGTGGTGGCGGGTGGGCAGGTTGCTGGCTTCACCCCTTCCTTCTGGAGTGAGAGTTGCTGGTCCTCAGCCTCCCTGCCTTGTTCTTCCTGACAGATGTTTGGCTGTGGCTCCGTGGCCCAGGTTGTGCTCAGCCGGGGCACCCATGGTGGTTTCCTCACCATCAACCTGGCCTTTGGCTTTGCTGTCACTCTGGGCATCCTCATTGCTGGCCAGGTCTCTGGTAAGGCCTTAACCCTGCCCCCAGCCCTTGACCCTCAATAGCATTCCCACTAGGTGTCCTGGGGCAGGTCATGGTTGTGGCCTCTGCTTTGGCCCCCtgggaaaggagggtggagaagACACTTGACACTTGACACTTAGAACCTTCGACTCTCACCTTGGAATCAGAGATTATCAACTGGCCTGCTACATAGACCAACCACCATCCTGTGCAAGAAACCCCTCTCTGCACCTCTTCTCAGGGGACCCTAGCCTCCTGACTGTGGCAGGCTGCAGCTAATAGGTCCCATGTCCCCTCTGCCCAGGGGCCCACCTGAACCCTGCCGTGACCTTTGCCATGTGCTTCCTGGCTCGTGAGCCCTGGATCAAGCTGCCCGTCTATACCCTGGCACAGACGCTGGGAGCCTTCTTGGGTGCTGGAATCGTTTTTGGGTTGTATTATGGTAAGCATTCCCCACCCTGTCCTCCTCCACTACCCGCCTCCCTCTGTTCAGGACCAGCTGGCACCAGGCCTTTTGATGACAGACGGCTAGGGCCTGCCCAGGCCCCGGGCTCATGACTCACTCATTCACACATAGGGCCAAGGTTGGGGGCACGAGGGGAAAGAAACAAGTTGGGCAATAAGAGTCTCAggccctccaccccaccccatgtCATCCCCTCTGCCTGGTGCAATACAGCAGTATTGCTACTTACCCATAACcagtgggagggtggggagggcacACCTGAGAGGGAAGGCTGGGCTCAGGCCTCTCCCCCAGCTCACTCTGGGTCTAATTTGTCACCAGATGCAATCTGGGGCTTTGCCGacaaccagctttttgtttcggGCCCCAATGGCACAGCTGGCATCTTTGCTACCTACCCCTCTGGACACTTGGATATGATCAATGGCTTCTTTGACCAGGTATGGGCTGGGGACATGTGAGGGGAACGCAGGGAGGGGACCAAGTTGCCTTGGTAGCTCATGGACTGGCTCGGGGACAGGACTCCTTGACTGTAGCAGGATTTCTCAAATCTGTGGGGTAACCCGCATCAGAACATGGTGGCAGGTACTTTTAAAACATGCGGCTCTCCAGCGGGTTCTTGTGCACGCAGACATTCTAGCACCATTGCTTTCAGGAGGAAAGCATGGGCAGGCACTGACAGGAGTCTAGGAGCTAGAGGGAAGGTAGGGGACGGAAGGAGGGAtcagagaaagggagggagcTGCTGCTCACCCTGTTCTCCCCACTCCCCAGTTCATAGGCACAGCCTCCCTCATCGTGTGTGTGCTGGCCATTGTTGACCCCTACAACAACCCTGTCCCCCGAGGCCTGGAGGCCTTCACCGTGGGCCTGGTGGTCCTGGTCATCGGCACCTCCATGGGTTTCAACTCCGGCTATGCTGTCAACCCTGCCCGGGACTTTGGACCCCGCCTTTTTACAGCGCTCGCGGGCTGGGGCTCTAAAGTCTTCACGTGAGTACAGTTCCCACCTAGCTCACCCCAGCCTGCCTCTCCTCTGCCCCGCCCCCCACGTCCCTGACCATGAGTGTCTGTTCCCCCCAGGACCGGCCGGCattggtggtgggtgcccatcGTGTCCCCACTCCTGGGCTCCATTGCGGGTGTCTTCGTGTACCAGCTGATGATCGGCTGCCACCTGGAGCAGCCTCCACCCTCCACTGAGCAAGAGAATGTGAAGCTGGCCCATGTGAAGCACAAGGAGCAGATCTGAGTGGGCAGTGGCCATCTCCCCACTCCATGGCGCTGGCCTTGAGCATCCACTGACTGTCCAAGGGCCACTCCCAAGAAGCCCCCTTCAGGATCTACCCTTCCAGGCTAAGGAGCTCCTTATCCACTCTCACCCCA is from Macaca mulatta isolate MMU2019108-1 chromosome 15, T2T-MMU8v2.0, whole genome shotgun sequence and encodes:
- the AQP3 gene encoding aquaporin-3 isoform X1, translated to MGRQKELMSRCGEMLHIRHRLLRQALAECLGTLILVMFGCGSVAQVVLSRGTHGGFLTINLAFGFAVTLGILIAGQVSGAHLNPAVTFAMCFLAREPWIKLPVYTLAQTLGAFLGAGIVFGLYYDAIWGFADNQLFVSGPNGTAGIFATYPSGHLDMINGFFDQDRPALVVGAHRVPTPGLHCGCLRVPADDRLPPGAASTLH
- the AQP3 gene encoding aquaporin-3, giving the protein MGRQKELMSRCGEMLHIRHRLLRQALAECLGTLILVMFGCGSVAQVVLSRGTHGGFLTINLAFGFAVTLGILIAGQVSGAHLNPAVTFAMCFLAREPWIKLPVYTLAQTLGAFLGAGIVFGLYYDAIWGFADNQLFVSGPNGTAGIFATYPSGHLDMINGFFDQFIGTASLIVCVLAIVDPYNNPVPRGLEAFTVGLVVLVIGTSMGFNSGYAVNPARDFGPRLFTALAGWGSKVFTTGRHWWWVPIVSPLLGSIAGVFVYQLMIGCHLEQPPPSTEQENVKLAHVKHKEQI